In Saccharothrix violaceirubra, the following are encoded in one genomic region:
- a CDS encoding phage terminase small subunit P27 family, producing MPTAVAELNGYRKDRINHDEPVPAAGEVEPPAWMVAVHQLADDGEESALQVWRRLAPDLIAKKVLTPWDVEAFAVYCTSVVGYRRAAIEVAVEGMTTRGSQGVVKNPAVTAMKDCADLMNRYGAKFGLTPSDRAALAIKPDEGKGKGAERLLG from the coding sequence ATGCCGACCGCGGTGGCCGAACTGAACGGCTACCGCAAGGACCGGATCAACCACGACGAGCCAGTCCCGGCCGCGGGTGAGGTGGAGCCGCCGGCCTGGATGGTCGCCGTGCATCAGTTGGCCGACGACGGTGAGGAGTCGGCACTGCAGGTGTGGCGCCGGCTGGCCCCGGACCTGATCGCGAAGAAGGTCCTCACGCCGTGGGACGTCGAGGCGTTCGCCGTGTACTGCACCTCGGTGGTCGGCTACCGGCGGGCTGCGATCGAGGTGGCCGTGGAGGGCATGACGACCCGGGGGTCGCAGGGGGTCGTGAAGAACCCGGCGGTGACGGCGATGAAGGACTGCGCGGACCTGATGAACCGGTACGGCGCGAAGTTCGGTCTGACCCCCTCGGACCGGGCGGCGTTGGCGATCAAGCCCGACGAGGGCAAGGGCAAGGGGGCGGAACGCCTGCTCGGCTGA
- a CDS encoding VG15 protein produces the protein MLPSSVAEVAGTYSRLVDELVVEAMAVLDQALSRGRSSPEAWRDAVQAIGDRLLALQVTAASYADPYLNDVLDAQDTDPVADAVVQPAAFADTTDGGGSWLQGLVFAPNSVREPGVEWASRFAFVARSITATGITDVARGSVQAGMQARPATRWYVRMLTGKSCARCAILAGRQYRSSVAFKRHRRCDCRVVPAAESVRDWTVDPDEYFRSLTTEEQDERFGKANAEAIRLGADVAQVVNAESGVYVASAHGREYLATTTGTTRRGLAGQRLDGAARLLPDEIFLQAERLGWDREEILAQLRRNAYLI, from the coding sequence GTGCTCCCGTCCTCCGTAGCTGAGGTCGCCGGCACCTACAGCCGCCTGGTGGACGAGCTTGTGGTCGAGGCGATGGCAGTGCTGGACCAGGCGCTGTCGCGTGGCCGGTCGTCACCGGAGGCGTGGCGGGACGCGGTGCAGGCGATCGGTGACCGGCTACTCGCACTGCAGGTGACGGCCGCGTCGTACGCGGACCCGTACCTCAACGACGTGCTCGACGCCCAGGACACCGACCCTGTCGCGGATGCCGTGGTGCAGCCGGCGGCGTTCGCGGACACAACAGACGGCGGCGGGTCCTGGCTGCAGGGGCTGGTGTTCGCGCCGAACTCGGTGCGGGAGCCGGGTGTGGAGTGGGCGTCGCGGTTCGCTTTCGTGGCCCGGTCGATCACGGCGACGGGGATCACCGACGTCGCGCGCGGGTCGGTGCAGGCGGGCATGCAGGCCCGTCCGGCGACCCGCTGGTACGTGCGGATGCTGACCGGCAAATCCTGTGCGCGGTGCGCGATCCTCGCGGGCCGCCAGTACCGGTCCTCGGTGGCGTTCAAACGCCACAGGCGCTGTGACTGCCGGGTGGTGCCCGCGGCCGAGTCCGTGCGGGACTGGACGGTCGACCCCGACGAGTACTTCCGCTCCCTGACCACGGAGGAGCAGGACGAGCGGTTCGGCAAGGCCAACGCGGAGGCGATCCGGCTGGGTGCGGACGTCGCGCAGGTCGTCAACGCCGAGTCCGGGGTGTACGTGGCCTCGGCGCACGGCCGCGAGTACCTGGCGACCACCACCGGTACGACCCGACGAGGTCTGGCCGGGCAGCGGCTCGATGGCGCCGCCCGCCTGCTACCGGACGAGATCTTCCTCCAGGCCGAGCGGCTTGGTTGGGACCGCGAGGAGATCCTCGCGCAGCTCAGGCGTAACGCCTACCTCATCTGA
- a CDS encoding major capsid protein: protein MAIVFDGPVSPDAVTSFIRLVPATTGFILNELLPDKEFQDIEVDFEELVLTNRVARFRSYDGRVHVSQRDGMRSGKVRLPPVSSSLNMGEYERLLLEFERIGGTRTDALKQAIYNDALRLVREVRNRMELARGDVLTDFKLSMLAGGNEPAGLEADYGAPAGHLVAPSTLWSNTTTATPLSDLVAWCDRWKTDNGGAGAGALWTSNRVLRLAQRNKEIIDAVYGATQGRTRVTVEELNNLLESEGIPTIRTYDASVDVDGVTTPIIPDDRLLIAPANGEELGFTAWGISATALELVRSNEAEMNFAIAPGVVGLVVKEGPPFREFTYVDAVGMPVISNPRALIVADVL from the coding sequence ATGGCTATCGTCTTCGACGGCCCGGTTTCCCCCGACGCCGTCACGAGTTTCATCCGTCTGGTCCCGGCCACCACCGGGTTCATCCTCAACGAACTCCTGCCCGACAAGGAGTTCCAGGACATCGAAGTCGACTTCGAGGAACTGGTCCTCACCAACCGGGTGGCCCGGTTCCGCAGCTACGACGGCCGAGTGCACGTCTCCCAGCGGGACGGCATGCGGTCGGGCAAGGTCAGGCTGCCCCCCGTGTCCTCGTCGCTGAACATGGGCGAGTACGAACGGCTGCTGCTGGAGTTCGAGCGCATCGGCGGTACCCGCACCGACGCGCTCAAGCAGGCGATCTACAACGACGCCCTGCGCCTGGTCCGCGAGGTCCGCAACCGCATGGAGTTGGCGCGCGGGGACGTGCTCACCGACTTCAAGCTGTCGATGCTCGCAGGCGGCAACGAGCCCGCCGGTCTGGAGGCCGACTACGGCGCCCCGGCCGGGCACCTCGTCGCCCCCTCCACGCTGTGGAGCAACACCACCACGGCCACGCCGCTGAGCGACCTGGTCGCCTGGTGCGACCGGTGGAAGACCGACAACGGCGGCGCCGGAGCCGGTGCGCTGTGGACCTCCAACCGTGTGCTGCGTCTGGCGCAGCGCAACAAGGAGATCATCGACGCGGTCTACGGAGCCACCCAGGGACGTACCCGGGTCACCGTGGAGGAGCTGAACAACCTCCTGGAGTCCGAGGGCATCCCGACCATCCGTACCTACGACGCGTCGGTGGACGTGGACGGGGTCACCACGCCGATCATCCCGGACGACCGGTTGCTGATCGCTCCCGCCAACGGCGAGGAGCTGGGCTTCACGGCCTGGGGCATCTCGGCGACCGCGCTGGAGCTGGTCCGATCGAACGAAGCGGAGATGAACTTCGCCATCGCACCCGGTGTCGTCGGCCTGGTCGTCAAGGAAGGTCCGCCGTTCCGGGAGTTCACCTACGTCGACGCGGTCGGCATGCCCGTGATCTCCAACCCGCGCGCGCTGATCGTCGCCGACGTCCTGTGA
- a CDS encoding phage portal protein, whose product MKLSDLTPEEWYARLTTKTLHQRRTALKWWQYMNLEQELVYVARIIAEQDDRFPPLLLPWAELVVESVIERLRLESFLSGEAPVDALVKSWNDNDLAVNSDEAHKASSVSGLHFLMVGPDGAGGSPMVTTEYCDQVAVELDPRTRQPLVGLKLWTEDLDGFGEGHAALYIPEVPTLTQRRPGRCRVFELDENGALFETEPLGDWSRVIAEDPSLPSVPFVPMLTNPVRGHGTSDLLQLKPTLDGANQIATNMMAAVEHHAVGRKWVVGASEKDFVDENGNQIPLWRIAMGDVWAIPHAKQEQRNEKPPETKVGQFAASDLRNFHESLKTLAQVAASKYGLPPLYMGYSSDNPASAEAIQFSLERLVLRAEKRQLWYGGAWERAGRIQWAILGKDPTEISGMESKWRNAATPTMASKMDAAVKAVGGPVIDQEQAWNDIGYSEAAKAGMRERMRLRGVTAAQSLRDLDATATPRGGA is encoded by the coding sequence GTGAAGCTGTCCGACCTCACCCCCGAGGAGTGGTACGCGCGGCTGACCACGAAGACGCTGCACCAACGCAGGACCGCGTTGAAGTGGTGGCAGTACATGAACCTCGAACAGGAACTCGTGTACGTCGCCCGGATCATCGCCGAGCAGGACGACCGGTTCCCGCCGCTGTTGCTGCCGTGGGCTGAACTGGTCGTCGAGTCGGTGATCGAACGCCTGCGGCTGGAGAGCTTCCTGTCCGGTGAGGCGCCGGTCGACGCGCTGGTGAAGTCGTGGAACGACAACGACCTAGCCGTCAACAGCGACGAGGCGCACAAGGCGTCGAGTGTCTCCGGCCTGCACTTCCTGATGGTCGGTCCGGACGGGGCCGGTGGTTCGCCGATGGTGACCACCGAGTACTGCGACCAGGTCGCGGTCGAGTTGGACCCGCGGACCCGGCAGCCGCTGGTGGGGCTGAAGTTGTGGACCGAGGACCTCGATGGCTTCGGAGAGGGGCACGCGGCTCTCTACATCCCCGAGGTGCCGACGTTGACCCAGCGGAGGCCTGGCCGGTGCAGGGTATTCGAGCTGGACGAGAACGGCGCCCTGTTCGAGACGGAGCCGCTGGGCGACTGGTCGCGGGTGATCGCCGAGGACCCGTCGTTGCCGAGTGTTCCGTTCGTGCCGATGCTCACCAACCCGGTGCGAGGCCATGGCACCTCCGACCTGCTGCAGCTCAAGCCGACGCTGGACGGGGCGAACCAGATCGCCACGAACATGATGGCGGCGGTGGAGCATCACGCGGTGGGCCGGAAGTGGGTCGTCGGCGCGTCGGAGAAGGACTTCGTCGACGAGAACGGGAACCAGATCCCGTTGTGGCGGATCGCGATGGGCGACGTGTGGGCGATCCCGCATGCGAAACAGGAACAGCGCAACGAGAAGCCGCCGGAGACCAAGGTCGGCCAGTTCGCGGCGTCGGACCTGCGGAACTTCCACGAGTCCCTGAAGACCCTGGCGCAGGTCGCGGCCTCGAAGTACGGGCTGCCGCCGCTGTACATGGGCTACTCCAGCGACAACCCGGCGTCGGCCGAGGCCATCCAGTTCTCGCTGGAGCGGCTCGTGCTACGCGCGGAGAAGCGGCAGTTGTGGTACGGCGGCGCGTGGGAACGCGCGGGACGTATCCAGTGGGCGATCCTCGGTAAGGACCCGACGGAGATTTCCGGCATGGAGTCGAAGTGGCGCAACGCGGCCACGCCGACGATGGCGTCCAAGATGGACGCGGCGGTGAAGGCGGTCGGTGGTCCGGTGATCGACCAGGAGCAGGCGTGGAACGACATCGGCTACTCCGAGGCGGCCAAGGCCGGGATGCGCGAGCGGATGCGTCTGCGTGGTGTGACAGCGGCCCAGTCGCTGCGTGACCTCGATGCCACGGCGACACCCCGCGGGGGTGCCTAG
- a CDS encoding HK97 gp10 family phage protein, translating into MGAKVTVYSGQAVAEANRISTEYRRRIAERIAADARAEAPVRTGEYREGIGTRSDGDRVFVEDTDPESVFKEYGTVDTPPHAVVTDAARRYGRYSGWQPRG; encoded by the coding sequence ATGGGCGCGAAGGTCACCGTCTACTCGGGACAGGCCGTCGCGGAGGCGAACCGCATCTCCACCGAGTATCGGCGGCGGATCGCCGAGCGGATCGCCGCCGACGCCCGCGCCGAAGCACCGGTGCGCACGGGCGAGTACCGCGAGGGCATCGGCACACGCTCGGACGGCGACCGGGTGTTCGTCGAGGACACCGACCCCGAGTCCGTGTTCAAGGAGTACGGCACGGTCGACACCCCGCCTCATGCCGTGGTCACCGACGCGGCACGCCGGTACGGCCGGTACAGCGGGTGGCAGCCTCGGGGGTGA
- a CDS encoding terminase large subunit, translating to MALPRCGYVLDDLECRERGDHFCEPRALHAKAFFEEILVHTKGTWARKRFVLSAWQDTEIIAPIFGPVRWSEEFGCYVRVIRIVWIELARKQGKSEILAGIALYMLCADGEEQAEVYGAACDKDQARKVFDVAARMVQLSPVLSKRLVVKQHEKRIVDERTGSYYEVIAADAAGNLGHNPHCIVFDEVLTQKNGALWDSLRTAMGTRTQALMVAATTPGDDPSSWCGGMHDEMQRVADQPERAPHIHVFLRNTPPDADPWDETLWGYANPALGEFLSIQALRDEAVEARNDPSKENSFRQYRLAQWVRQSHRWMPMHLYEDCVGEPWLAPDYRRRELSGRVAWAGFDLAAKFDLVSWCLLVPDGHEVHALWRFWLPESGLAFLDKHNEGKFSRWAREGWLTVTEGDVVDYDRVYTDIETDARDFDIRASDADQWSMAPVIQEIEKRTGVWEIDAYNNTYQRMSPGMTELMALVKARRFRHHGNPVARFCFDAVEVRKAPYDPELIRPDKPERDKSGKRIDAVPSAAMAVSAWKRDPLPETKPTEPGRRIVVSSRRGRSA from the coding sequence GTGGCTCTCCCGAGATGCGGGTACGTCCTGGACGACCTGGAGTGCCGGGAGCGCGGGGACCACTTCTGCGAGCCGCGGGCGTTGCACGCGAAGGCGTTTTTCGAGGAGATCCTGGTCCACACCAAGGGCACGTGGGCGCGGAAAAGGTTCGTCCTGTCGGCGTGGCAGGACACCGAGATCATCGCCCCGATCTTCGGTCCGGTGCGGTGGTCGGAGGAGTTCGGCTGCTACGTGCGCGTGATCCGGATCGTGTGGATCGAGCTGGCGCGCAAGCAGGGCAAGTCCGAGATCCTGGCCGGGATCGCGCTGTACATGCTGTGCGCGGACGGCGAGGAGCAGGCCGAGGTCTACGGGGCGGCGTGCGACAAGGACCAGGCGCGGAAGGTGTTCGACGTCGCGGCGCGGATGGTGCAGTTGTCACCGGTGCTGTCGAAGCGGCTGGTGGTCAAGCAGCACGAGAAGCGGATCGTGGACGAGCGGACGGGTTCGTACTACGAGGTGATCGCGGCGGACGCGGCGGGCAACCTGGGGCACAACCCGCACTGCATCGTGTTCGACGAGGTGTTGACGCAGAAGAACGGTGCGCTGTGGGACTCGCTGCGCACGGCGATGGGCACGCGGACGCAGGCGTTGATGGTCGCGGCGACCACGCCGGGGGACGATCCGTCGTCGTGGTGCGGCGGGATGCACGACGAGATGCAGCGCGTCGCGGACCAGCCGGAGCGGGCTCCGCACATCCACGTGTTCCTGCGCAACACGCCGCCGGACGCGGACCCGTGGGACGAGACCCTGTGGGGTTACGCGAATCCGGCGCTCGGCGAGTTCCTGTCGATCCAGGCGTTGCGGGACGAGGCGGTCGAGGCGCGCAACGACCCGTCGAAGGAGAACTCGTTCCGCCAGTACCGGCTCGCGCAGTGGGTGCGGCAGTCGCATCGGTGGATGCCGATGCACCTGTACGAGGACTGCGTCGGCGAGCCGTGGCTGGCCCCGGACTACCGGCGGCGGGAGTTGTCGGGGCGGGTGGCGTGGGCCGGGTTCGACCTCGCCGCGAAGTTCGACCTCGTCTCGTGGTGCCTGCTGGTGCCCGATGGCCACGAGGTGCACGCGTTGTGGCGGTTCTGGCTCCCGGAGTCGGGACTGGCCTTTTTGGACAAGCACAACGAGGGGAAGTTCTCCCGGTGGGCGCGTGAGGGCTGGTTGACGGTGACCGAAGGGGACGTCGTCGACTACGACCGCGTCTACACCGACATCGAAACGGACGCCCGGGACTTCGACATTCGCGCGTCGGACGCGGACCAGTGGTCGATGGCGCCGGTGATCCAGGAGATCGAGAAGCGCACCGGGGTGTGGGAGATCGATGCCTACAACAACACCTACCAGCGCATGTCCCCGGGGATGACGGAGCTGATGGCGCTGGTGAAAGCGCGCCGATTCCGGCACCACGGGAACCCGGTCGCCCGGTTCTGCTTCGACGCGGTCGAGGTGCGCAAGGCCCCGTACGACCCGGAGCTGATCCGGCCGGACAAGCCCGAGCGTGACAAGTCCGGGAAGCGGATCGACGCGGTGCCGTCGGCGGCGATGGCGGTGTCGGCGTGGAAACGGGACCCGCTGCCCGAGACGAAACCGACCGAGCCTGGTCGGCGGATCGTGGTGTCGTCGCGGAGAGGGAGGTCCGCGTGA
- the gp17 gene encoding tail completion protein gp17 produces MESVLPWIPPAIRRLLLADPLFAAAVPGGRVSTRAPGDVTTPFVTIQLPTPLGAMGGGGYKPLVQVDAWSATVGGDDPEGVVWRIAMTAKNTLERARNVPYQSMHYSCRVLDAGPLPPDTSRGTSSPLYRAMVRVEMTVHNT; encoded by the coding sequence GTGGAATCGGTGCTCCCGTGGATACCGCCGGCGATCCGACGCCTGCTGCTGGCCGACCCACTCTTCGCCGCGGCGGTGCCCGGTGGCCGGGTGTCCACACGCGCCCCCGGCGACGTGACCACGCCGTTCGTCACCATCCAACTGCCGACACCTCTCGGTGCGATGGGCGGCGGCGGGTACAAGCCCCTCGTCCAGGTCGACGCGTGGTCCGCGACGGTCGGCGGTGACGACCCGGAGGGCGTGGTGTGGCGGATCGCCATGACCGCGAAGAACACGCTGGAGCGGGCGCGGAACGTGCCGTACCAGTCGATGCACTACTCGTGCCGGGTCCTGGACGCCGGCCCGCTTCCCCCGGATACCTCGCGCGGCACCTCGTCGCCGCTGTACCGGGCGATGGTCCGCGTCGAGATGACCGTGCACAACACCTGA